From the genome of Kaistella daneshvariae, one region includes:
- a CDS encoding RagB/SusD family nutrient uptake outer membrane protein: MKNFRLKNISIALAIFGASFTVSSCIDDLRQEPITEVTAASLYKNFDNYKGLLAKLYGGLAVGGQAGGDGSGDIADIDGGFSNYMRLLYIMQEITTDEAVIGWNDGTLPEFHKMTWTPTNEFNNAMYYRLYTEIAFTNEFIKNTTDEMLSQNGITGANLDEAKAMRAEARFLRAQSYYHLLDLYGNVPFVDETTFGTLPKQIARKDLFAYVEKELKTAEEGLKAPKANEYGRLDKAAAWTLLARLYLNAKVYTGTERNAEVITYTEKVINAGYKLNDKYANLFLADNNVNNPENIFSVVYDGLKTQTNGGTTFMVHAAVGGSMKPADFGINGGWGGLRTTKAFVQKFEASDLRGRFYTDGQSLEINDLGNFNDGYAFIKYKNVKSNGTPGAHDNWVEADLPVYRLADVYLMYAEAVLRGGGGNMATAVSYVNALRKRANASPVTFIDLNFILDERSRELSWENTRRTDLIRFGKFTSAAYLWPWKGNAKDGIAVGEYRNLFPIPNNDLVVNPNLVQNPGY; encoded by the coding sequence ATGAAAAATTTCAGATTAAAAAATATTTCTATAGCACTTGCTATTTTTGGAGCATCTTTTACGGTGAGCTCCTGCATAGATGACTTAAGACAGGAACCCATTACGGAAGTTACTGCAGCGAGTCTTTACAAAAACTTTGATAATTACAAAGGACTTTTGGCAAAACTTTACGGCGGTTTAGCTGTTGGTGGACAAGCCGGAGGTGATGGTAGCGGTGATATTGCAGATATCGATGGTGGATTCTCAAACTACATGAGATTACTTTACATCATGCAGGAAATTACCACTGACGAAGCGGTAATCGGCTGGAATGATGGTACTTTGCCAGAATTCCACAAAATGACCTGGACTCCAACCAACGAGTTCAACAATGCAATGTATTACAGATTGTACACCGAAATCGCTTTTACCAACGAATTCATCAAAAATACAACTGATGAAATGTTGAGCCAAAACGGGATTACGGGTGCTAATTTAGATGAAGCCAAAGCGATGAGAGCGGAAGCAAGATTCTTACGTGCACAGTCTTATTATCATTTGTTAGACCTTTACGGAAATGTGCCTTTCGTTGACGAAACAACTTTCGGTACTTTGCCAAAACAAATCGCCAGAAAAGATCTTTTCGCATATGTAGAAAAAGAGTTGAAAACTGCTGAAGAAGGTTTAAAAGCTCCAAAAGCTAATGAATATGGCCGTCTTGATAAAGCCGCTGCATGGACATTGCTTGCAAGACTTTATCTGAACGCTAAAGTCTATACCGGTACTGAAAGAAATGCTGAGGTAATTACTTACACTGAAAAAGTAATTAATGCAGGCTATAAATTAAATGACAAATACGCAAATTTATTTTTGGCAGATAACAATGTAAATAATCCTGAAAATATTTTTTCAGTTGTTTATGACGGTTTGAAAACACAAACTAATGGTGGAACAACCTTCATGGTTCACGCCGCGGTTGGTGGTTCAATGAAACCGGCAGATTTCGGTATCAACGGTGGTTGGGGCGGTCTTAGAACGACCAAAGCTTTCGTTCAGAAATTCGAGGCTAGTGACCTAAGAGGTCGTTTCTATACAGACGGTCAGTCTTTAGAAATTAATGACTTAGGAAACTTTAACGATGGTTATGCTTTCATTAAATACAAAAACGTAAAAAGTAACGGAACACCAGGTGCACACGACAACTGGGTGGAAGCTGATTTACCAGTTTACCGTTTGGCAGATGTGTACCTGATGTATGCTGAAGCAGTGTTGAGAGGCGGTGGCGGAAACATGGCAACAGCTGTTTCTTATGTGAATGCACTTCGTAAGAGAGCAAATGCTTCACCGGTAACTTTCATCGATCTAAACTTTATTTTAGATGAAAGATCACGTGAACTTTCTTGGGAAAATACACGTAGAACAGATCTTATCCGTTTTGGTAAATTTACTTCCGCAGCTTACCTGTGGCCTTGGAAAGGTAATGCCAAAGATGGTATTGCAGTAGGTGAGTACAGAAACCTGTTCCCAATCCCGAACAATGATTTGGTAGTTAACCCGAACTTGGTTCAAAATCCTGGTTATTAA